The Pan paniscus chromosome 15, NHGRI_mPanPan1-v2.0_pri, whole genome shotgun sequence genome includes a window with the following:
- the CPSF2 gene encoding cleavage and polyadenylation specificity factor subunit 2 isoform X1, whose translation MTSIIKLTTLSGVQEESALCYLLQVDEFRFLLDCGWDEHFSMDIIDSLRKHVHQIDAVLLSHPDPLHLGALPYAVGKLGLNCAIYATIPVYKMGQMFMYDLYQSRHNTEDFTLFTLDDVDAAFDKIQQLKFSQIVNLKGKGHGLSITPLPAGHMIGGTIWKIVKDGEEEIVYAVDFNHKREIHLNGCSLEMLSRPSLLITDSFNATYVQPRRKQRDEQLLTNVLETLRGDGNVLIAVDTAGRVLELAQLLDQIWRTKDAGLGVYSLALLNNVSYNVVEFSKSQVEWMSDKLMRCFEDKRNNPFQFRHLSLCHGLSDLARVPSPKVVLASQPDLECGFSRDLFIQWCQDPKNSIILTYRTTPGTLARFLIDNPSEKITEIELRKRVKLEGKELEEYLEKEKLKKEAAKKLEQSKEADIDSSDESDIEEDIDQPSAHKTKHDLMMKGEGSRKGSFFKQAKKSYPMFPAPEERIKWDEYGEIIKPEDFLVPELQATEEEKSKLESGLTNGDEPMDQDLSDVPTKCISTTESIEIKARVTYIDYEGRSDGDSIKKIINQMKPRQLIIVHGPPEASQDLAECCRAFGGKDIKVYMPKLHETVDATSETHIYQVRLKDSLVSSLQFCKAKDAELAWIDGVLDMRVSKVDTGVILEEGELKDDGEDSEMQVEAPSDSSVIAQQKAMKSLFGDDEKETGEESEIIPTLEPLPPHEVPGHQSVFMNEPRLSDFKQVLLREGIQAEFVGGVLVCNNQVAVRRTETGRIGLEGCLCQDFYRIRDLLYEQYAIV comes from the exons ATGACGTCTATTATCAAATTAACTACCCTTTCTGGGGTCCAAGAAGAATCTGCCCTTTGCTATCTTCTCCAAGTTGATGAGTTTAGATTTTTATTGGACTGTGGCTGGGATGAGCACTTTTCTATGGATATTATTGATTCCCTGAGGAA GCATGTTCACCAGATTGATGCAGTGCTGTTGTCTCACCCTGATCCTCTCCACCTTGGTGCCCTCCCGTATGCTGTCGGAAAGTTGGGTCTGAACTGTGCTATCTATGCAACCATTCCTGTTTATAAAATGGGACAGATGTTCATGTATGATCTTTATCAG TCTCGACACAATACAGAAGATTTTACACTCTTTACATTAGATGATGTGGATGCAGCCTTTGACAAAATACAACAGCTAAAATTCTCTCAGATTGTGAATTTGAAAG GTAAAGGACATGGCCTGTCTATCACACCTCTGCCAGCTGGTCATATGATAGGtggaacaatatggaaaatagTCAAAGATGGAGAAGAAGAAATTGTTTATGCAGTTGACTTCAACCACAAGAGGGAGAT CCATTTAAATGGATGTTCCCTGGAAATGCTAAGCAGGCCTTCCCTACTTATCACAGATTCATTCAATGCTACATATGTAcagcctagaagaaaacagagagatgAGCAGCTTCTGA CAAATGTCCTGGAAACACTTCGAGGTGATGGAAATGTGTTAATAGCAGTGGACACAGCAGGCAGAGTTTTGGAACTTGCTCAACTTCTTGATCAGATTTGGAGGACTAAAGATGCAGGATTGGGTGTTTACTCATTGGCACTCCTAAATAATGTCAGTTACAATGTGGTGGAGTTTTCTAAGTCCCAG GTAGAATGGATGAGTGATAAATTGATGAGATGTTttgaagacaaaagaaataatccGTTTCAGTTTCGCCATCTCTCTTTATGTCATGGTCTTTCTGACTTGGCCCGAGTACCTAGCCCTAAAGTTGTACTTGCCAGCCAACCTGACCTGGAATGTGGATTTTCAAGGGATCTCTTTATTCAGTGGTGTCAGGACCCTAAAAACTCAATCATTCTAACCTACAGAACTACTCCTGGGACTTTAGCACGTTTCCTAATTGATAATCCTTctgaaaaaattacagaaatagag ttgagaaaaCGTGTGAAGCTTGAAGGGAAAGAACTTGAAGAATACTTGGAAAAAGAGAAACTAAAGAAAGAAGCTGCCAAAAAGCTTGAGCAGTCAAAAGA GGCAGATATAGATTCCAGTGATGAGAGTGACATTGAGGAAGATATTGACCAGCCATCAGCTCATAAGACGAAGCATGACTTGATGATGAAAGGTGAAGGCAGTCGTAAAGGAAGTTTTTTCAAACAGGCAAAAAAGTCCTATCCTATGTTTCCTGccccagaagaaagaattaaatggGATGAATACGGAGAGATTATCAA ACCAGAGGATTTCTTAGTGCCAGAGCTTCAAGctactgaagaagaaaaaagcaaattagaATCTGGTTTGACAAATGGAGATGAACCTATGGATCAGGATTTATCTGATGTTCCTACTAAATGTATTTCTACAACAGAGTCTATTGAAATAAA AGCCCGGGTTACCTACATAGACTATGAAGGACGCTCTGATGgggattccattaaaaaaatcattaatcagATGAAACCGCGACAGTTGATCATCGTCCATGGCCCACCAGAGGCCAGTCAAGATCTGGCAGAGTGCTGTCGCGCCTTTGGTGGGAAAGATATTAAAGTGTACATGCCAAAGCTACATGAAACAGTTGATGCCACTAGTGAAACTCACATCTACCAG GTGAGGTTAAAAGACTCACTTGTCAGCTCTCTTCAGTTTTGTAAGGCAAAAGATGCTGAATTAGCTTGGATAGATGGTGTCTTAGATATGAGAGTTTCCAAAGTGGACACAGGGGTTATTTTAGAAGAAGGAGAACTAAAGGATGATGGAGAAGACTCAGAGATGCAAGTGGAAGCTCCCTCAGATTCTAGCGTTATAGCACAACAAAAGGCCATGAAAAGTCTGTTCGGAGATgatgaaaaagaaacaggtgaagaaAGTGAGATCATTCCTACTTTGGAACCCTTGCCACCTCATGAG GTTCCTGGACATCAGTCAGTTTTTATGAATGAACCAAGGCTGTCAGACTTCAAGCAAGTTCTCTTACGGGAGGGGATTCAAGCTGAATTTGTAGGAGGTGTACTTGTTTGCAACAATCAAGTAGCAGTCCGCAGA ACGGAAACTGGACGCATTGGATTAGAAGGCTGCCTTTGTCAAGATTTTTATAGGATAAGAGACCTTTTATATGAACAATATGCCATTGTATAA
- the CPSF2 gene encoding cleavage and polyadenylation specificity factor subunit 2 isoform X2 produces the protein MIGGTIWKIVKDGEEEIVYAVDFNHKREIHLNGCSLEMLSRPSLLITDSFNATYVQPRRKQRDEQLLTNVLETLRGDGNVLIAVDTAGRVLELAQLLDQIWRTKDAGLGVYSLALLNNVSYNVVEFSKSQVEWMSDKLMRCFEDKRNNPFQFRHLSLCHGLSDLARVPSPKVVLASQPDLECGFSRDLFIQWCQDPKNSIILTYRTTPGTLARFLIDNPSEKITEIELRKRVKLEGKELEEYLEKEKLKKEAAKKLEQSKEADIDSSDESDIEEDIDQPSAHKTKHDLMMKGEGSRKGSFFKQAKKSYPMFPAPEERIKWDEYGEIIKPEDFLVPELQATEEEKSKLESGLTNGDEPMDQDLSDVPTKCISTTESIEIKARVTYIDYEGRSDGDSIKKIINQMKPRQLIIVHGPPEASQDLAECCRAFGGKDIKVYMPKLHETVDATSETHIYQVRLKDSLVSSLQFCKAKDAELAWIDGVLDMRVSKVDTGVILEEGELKDDGEDSEMQVEAPSDSSVIAQQKAMKSLFGDDEKETGEESEIIPTLEPLPPHEVPGHQSVFMNEPRLSDFKQVLLREGIQAEFVGGVLVCNNQVAVRRTETGRIGLEGCLCQDFYRIRDLLYEQYAIV, from the exons ATGATAGGtggaacaatatggaaaatagTCAAAGATGGAGAAGAAGAAATTGTTTATGCAGTTGACTTCAACCACAAGAGGGAGAT CCATTTAAATGGATGTTCCCTGGAAATGCTAAGCAGGCCTTCCCTACTTATCACAGATTCATTCAATGCTACATATGTAcagcctagaagaaaacagagagatgAGCAGCTTCTGA CAAATGTCCTGGAAACACTTCGAGGTGATGGAAATGTGTTAATAGCAGTGGACACAGCAGGCAGAGTTTTGGAACTTGCTCAACTTCTTGATCAGATTTGGAGGACTAAAGATGCAGGATTGGGTGTTTACTCATTGGCACTCCTAAATAATGTCAGTTACAATGTGGTGGAGTTTTCTAAGTCCCAG GTAGAATGGATGAGTGATAAATTGATGAGATGTTttgaagacaaaagaaataatccGTTTCAGTTTCGCCATCTCTCTTTATGTCATGGTCTTTCTGACTTGGCCCGAGTACCTAGCCCTAAAGTTGTACTTGCCAGCCAACCTGACCTGGAATGTGGATTTTCAAGGGATCTCTTTATTCAGTGGTGTCAGGACCCTAAAAACTCAATCATTCTAACCTACAGAACTACTCCTGGGACTTTAGCACGTTTCCTAATTGATAATCCTTctgaaaaaattacagaaatagag ttgagaaaaCGTGTGAAGCTTGAAGGGAAAGAACTTGAAGAATACTTGGAAAAAGAGAAACTAAAGAAAGAAGCTGCCAAAAAGCTTGAGCAGTCAAAAGA GGCAGATATAGATTCCAGTGATGAGAGTGACATTGAGGAAGATATTGACCAGCCATCAGCTCATAAGACGAAGCATGACTTGATGATGAAAGGTGAAGGCAGTCGTAAAGGAAGTTTTTTCAAACAGGCAAAAAAGTCCTATCCTATGTTTCCTGccccagaagaaagaattaaatggGATGAATACGGAGAGATTATCAA ACCAGAGGATTTCTTAGTGCCAGAGCTTCAAGctactgaagaagaaaaaagcaaattagaATCTGGTTTGACAAATGGAGATGAACCTATGGATCAGGATTTATCTGATGTTCCTACTAAATGTATTTCTACAACAGAGTCTATTGAAATAAA AGCCCGGGTTACCTACATAGACTATGAAGGACGCTCTGATGgggattccattaaaaaaatcattaatcagATGAAACCGCGACAGTTGATCATCGTCCATGGCCCACCAGAGGCCAGTCAAGATCTGGCAGAGTGCTGTCGCGCCTTTGGTGGGAAAGATATTAAAGTGTACATGCCAAAGCTACATGAAACAGTTGATGCCACTAGTGAAACTCACATCTACCAG GTGAGGTTAAAAGACTCACTTGTCAGCTCTCTTCAGTTTTGTAAGGCAAAAGATGCTGAATTAGCTTGGATAGATGGTGTCTTAGATATGAGAGTTTCCAAAGTGGACACAGGGGTTATTTTAGAAGAAGGAGAACTAAAGGATGATGGAGAAGACTCAGAGATGCAAGTGGAAGCTCCCTCAGATTCTAGCGTTATAGCACAACAAAAGGCCATGAAAAGTCTGTTCGGAGATgatgaaaaagaaacaggtgaagaaAGTGAGATCATTCCTACTTTGGAACCCTTGCCACCTCATGAG GTTCCTGGACATCAGTCAGTTTTTATGAATGAACCAAGGCTGTCAGACTTCAAGCAAGTTCTCTTACGGGAGGGGATTCAAGCTGAATTTGTAGGAGGTGTACTTGTTTGCAACAATCAAGTAGCAGTCCGCAGA ACGGAAACTGGACGCATTGGATTAGAAGGCTGCCTTTGTCAAGATTTTTATAGGATAAGAGACCTTTTATATGAACAATATGCCATTGTATAA